One part of the Bacteroidia bacterium genome encodes these proteins:
- a CDS encoding serine hydrolase, whose translation MLQLIRLRSLVRLNILFFLSFSLLQKSYGQLPALPAPAGIADSLQAIWQDEVNNFNSEGGIIAIYLPGKWYWAGASGNALVNPPTPADTSMSFRVGSLSKSLLAVSLLKLQEQGSLDLDDIIDQWLSPADAALIPNSDQISVRQLLNHKSGIGNYTSSNGFVSTLAIQGLGHVFSPQDLISFGTAQGPSFPPATSWEYSNTNYVVAALLIEAVSGIPYENYIQNNILNPLGLSDSYFPTTDTLPGNFMGSFFDINQSPPKEDFSYLDPSGTFGAGPLASKLTDMINWLEALMEGNVLSPASQTELLTFVNATWPNIDYGLGIGEYNNGTYSAVGHTGAVFNSSNMQYVNGANYYVVYNLTDQEFPHFPFMDRIYDLLNPYLQSCAGFQIGNILGPAERGLNVGGSIPLQAPVQAGLSYEWLKDGNPIPGANSNSYVANQAGNYQVRMINAQACVQLSNEVKVTDCSPYQVQINAVGNTASYCAGTNVQLSAGGSADSINWLNSTGILLANSNTYSFTASQSGPLYLNSTDNIGCRAFDTLNIQIQAQAVSNLGQDQRACQGENFVLTNGTNTDTVNWFDISANLLLANSPDYSFSLQNDFSLISEVRNSCGSDRDTINFSLLLPPSTELGADISACAGTAISLNTGLAGDSVNWFNQNGGLLLANNQSYSFNLQNTGAIISEVINDCGIARDTLSLELVQSPQIDLGIDISVCENSPLNFQTGSAADSVNWYNMSGQLLQENSNSYSLILTTSGNLIAEAINECGVKRDTIFLTAIPLPTVNLGPDFSACVGTNLNFSAGSPGDLVNWFDINGSLLQANSLNYAFSVSNDLSLVAERISSCGIARDTVQITANTIANVNIGADRRICQGEEVLISAGNTSEAIDWKDFNGNILARDTSQIRLLINSDVGIIAELSSTCGTATDTLEITAVALPLVDLGPDTAIVAGERISFSAGQSGDIVNWYDGNGSLLLGNNTNFFINPLDPISIIAEVINPDNCIGRDTIFIDMTTGIERIQDIGLKLSPNPADDRLKLSWESLPVGIWQWEIRSLNGQLLLKGSSQGINTVIDVSGLSEATYLLRIMHSRTQAYQMIQVLH comes from the coding sequence ATGTTACAATTAATACGACTTCGATCACTTGTTCGTTTAAACATCCTGTTTTTTCTGAGTTTTTCTTTGCTGCAGAAAAGCTACGGACAATTGCCTGCCCTCCCAGCACCTGCGGGTATTGCAGACAGCCTTCAAGCCATTTGGCAGGATGAAGTCAATAATTTTAATTCAGAAGGAGGCATAATTGCCATTTATCTACCCGGAAAATGGTACTGGGCCGGTGCTTCTGGCAATGCCCTGGTCAATCCCCCTACTCCTGCCGACACAAGTATGTCTTTTCGGGTGGGAAGTTTATCCAAATCTCTGCTGGCTGTCAGTCTCCTAAAGTTACAGGAACAAGGGAGCCTTGATTTAGATGATATTATTGACCAATGGTTGAGTCCGGCTGATGCAGCCCTGATTCCCAATAGCGATCAAATCAGTGTACGGCAATTACTCAATCATAAAAGTGGTATAGGCAATTACACCTCTAGCAATGGATTTGTAAGCACACTAGCGATACAAGGTCTTGGCCATGTATTTAGCCCACAAGATCTCATTAGTTTTGGAACGGCACAGGGACCCAGTTTTCCTCCCGCTACGTCCTGGGAATATTCAAATACAAATTATGTGGTTGCTGCCCTGCTCATTGAAGCTGTCAGTGGAATTCCTTATGAAAATTATATACAAAACAACATCCTCAATCCATTGGGATTGAGTGATAGCTATTTTCCGACCACCGACACCTTGCCCGGGAATTTCATGGGATCCTTTTTCGATATCAATCAAAGTCCCCCAAAAGAAGATTTCTCCTACCTGGATCCCAGTGGAACTTTTGGAGCAGGTCCTCTGGCCTCCAAATTAACAGATATGATCAATTGGTTGGAAGCTCTGATGGAAGGGAACGTTCTGAGTCCTGCTTCTCAAACAGAACTTTTGACTTTTGTGAATGCGACTTGGCCCAACATTGATTACGGCCTTGGAATTGGAGAGTATAATAATGGAACTTATTCTGCGGTAGGGCATACTGGAGCTGTTTTTAATAGCTCCAACATGCAATATGTCAATGGTGCCAATTACTATGTAGTTTACAATCTGACAGATCAGGAATTTCCGCATTTCCCCTTTATGGACAGAATATACGATCTCTTAAATCCCTATTTACAAAGCTGCGCGGGATTTCAAATCGGGAATATATTGGGGCCAGCTGAAAGAGGCTTAAATGTAGGAGGAAGTATTCCCTTGCAAGCTCCTGTTCAGGCGGGACTCAGCTATGAATGGCTCAAAGATGGAAATCCAATTCCCGGAGCGAATTCGAATAGCTATGTGGCCAACCAAGCAGGAAATTATCAGGTGAGAATGATCAATGCGCAGGCTTGTGTGCAGCTAAGTAATGAGGTAAAAGTCACGGATTGCAGTCCTTATCAGGTGCAAATAAATGCTGTTGGGAATACAGCTTCTTATTGCGCAGGAACAAATGTTCAATTGAGTGCAGGAGGAAGTGCCGATAGTATCAATTGGCTCAATAGTACTGGCATCCTTTTGGCAAATTCAAATACGTATTCATTTACTGCCAGTCAGAGTGGCCCTCTTTACCTTAACTCGACCGACAATATTGGATGCCGCGCTTTTGATACCCTGAATATCCAGATTCAGGCTCAAGCAGTCTCTAATTTAGGGCAGGATCAAAGGGCTTGTCAGGGCGAAAATTTTGTCCTCACAAATGGAACAAATACAGATACCGTCAATTGGTTTGATATTTCGGCCAATTTACTGCTAGCCAACAGTCCTGATTATTCCTTTAGCCTGCAAAACGATTTCAGTTTGATTTCAGAAGTCAGAAACAGCTGTGGCAGTGATAGAGATACAATCAATTTCAGTTTACTTCTTCCTCCCAGCACGGAATTAGGCGCTGACATTTCAGCCTGTGCCGGTACTGCCATAAGCCTCAATACAGGTCTAGCGGGTGATTCGGTGAATTGGTTTAATCAAAATGGAGGTTTGCTGCTGGCAAATAATCAATCCTATTCCTTTAACCTGCAAAATACGGGAGCGATCATTTCTGAGGTGATCAATGATTGTGGGATAGCAAGAGACACCTTAAGCCTAGAACTCGTCCAAAGTCCTCAAATAGATTTGGGAATTGATATAAGTGTATGCGAAAACAGCCCCTTGAATTTTCAGACAGGCAGTGCGGCAGATTCTGTTAATTGGTACAATATGAGCGGACAGTTATTACAGGAAAATAGTAATAGCTATAGCCTTATACTGACAACTAGTGGGAATTTGATAGCCGAAGCGATAAATGAATGTGGTGTAAAAAGGGATACGATATTTCTGACCGCTATACCGCTTCCTACTGTCAATCTAGGGCCAGACTTTAGTGCTTGTGTAGGGACCAATCTCAATTTCTCTGCGGGTAGCCCTGGAGATTTGGTGAACTGGTTTGATATAAATGGCAGCCTGTTACAAGCAAATAGCCTCAATTATGCGTTTTCAGTTTCAAATGATCTAAGCCTGGTTGCTGAAAGGATAAGTAGTTGTGGTATCGCTCGGGACACTGTACAGATCACAGCCAATACCATAGCGAATGTAAATATTGGAGCTGATCGAAGGATCTGCCAAGGAGAAGAGGTCTTGATTAGTGCCGGGAATACTTCAGAAGCTATAGATTGGAAGGATTTCAATGGCAATATTTTGGCAAGAGACACTTCTCAAATCCGTTTACTGATAAATTCAGATGTGGGGATTATTGCTGAGTTAAGTTCTACTTGTGGGACTGCTACTGATACCCTTGAGATCACAGCTGTAGCACTTCCACTAGTAGATTTAGGTCCTGACACTGCTATCGTAGCTGGAGAAAGAATCAGTTTTAGTGCTGGACAAAGTGGAGATATTGTAAACTGGTATGATGGAAATGGAAGTTTACTATTGGGGAATAATACCAACTTTTTTATCAATCCTCTCGACCCTATCAGCATCATAGCAGAAGTAATCAATCCAGATAATTGTATAGGCCGAGATACGATCTTTATCGATATGACTACGGGCATAGAAAGGATCCAGGACATCGGACTGAAACTTTCTCCTAATCCTGCTGATGATCGACTAAAGCTAAGTTGGGAATCGCTTCCAGTAGGTATTTGGCAATGGGAAATACGCTCCTTGAATGGACAATTGTTGTTGAAAGGAAGCAGTCAGGGAATTAATACTGTGATTGATGTTTCCGGCCTGTCGGAGGCGACCTATCTGCTTAGAATAATGCACTCCCGGACACAAGCCTATCAAATGATTCAGGTCCTCCATTAA
- a CDS encoding RNA methyltransferase, which produces MRKLKLEELGRLSTEAFKEIEKHPIHVLLDNIRSMHNVGSVLRSSDAFKVEKVYLCGITPRPPHREIRKTAIGAEESVNWEFHSDALSLAKSLKTEGYILLSLEQTDESLDISTFQTDLKEGKYVLIMGHEVEGVNQDLIDLCDYALEIPQFGTKHSLNVSVAAGIALHQLVCGGK; this is translated from the coding sequence ATGAGAAAACTGAAACTGGAAGAACTGGGAAGGCTAAGTACTGAGGCATTCAAAGAGATCGAGAAACATCCGATACACGTATTGCTGGACAATATCAGGAGCATGCATAATGTCGGCTCGGTTCTACGGTCCTCAGATGCTTTTAAAGTTGAAAAAGTCTATCTGTGTGGAATTACTCCCAGGCCTCCACACAGAGAAATAAGGAAGACGGCGATAGGCGCAGAAGAAAGTGTCAATTGGGAGTTTCATTCGGATGCGCTTAGTCTGGCAAAAAGTCTAAAAACGGAGGGTTATATATTACTTTCCCTCGAACAAACAGATGAAAGTTTGGATATCTCCACTTTTCAGACGGACCTGAAAGAAGGAAAATATGTCCTCATCATGGGACATGAAGTTGAAGGGGTAAATCAGGATTTGATTGATCTTTGTGATTATGCCCTGGAAATCCCACAATTTGGTACAAAACATAGCCTGAATGTATCAGTAGCAGCCGGGATAGCTCTCCATCAATTGGTATGCGGAGGAAAGTAA
- a CDS encoding ATP-binding protein, with amino-acid sequence MRPQSRYAYFLFLIFLASLGRSFAQEIFPLHALEAGKDKYPLEKFLSVLPDPAGMISFQEAVQSSDFLPLDQLKKEKTTQAVWVALELEVSELRKEAKDWFLIFHPYNTKIEIHVEKEGSWESYLQGAHVPYRDRSYISPSNMSPAVQKISLPERGSMKILAKIYDIHDSHFPFLELELSKPEVFESNVTIVRMFSTFIIGGVILMIIMVIILNIYLGHTSHFYYLLYLLTLLFVEGLTAGADTLYIPNYVGVLWEWMEPWFFPDHPEYRFYFEVRWYILIVVYFLFIRSYLELDKLLPKWDKIMKGLIYLGLGATFLGLYVLHSSNLDILVHDDFLAAYVGLFFLSVIVFLFYLKKTGDKRAIFVIAGFTAIILSSSPTLINIIISDSPSGYADSYLIIGLFVEKIIFTAAISFRQKRIEKQLYRRKEDQKRLLEEQNKMLEEAVESRTAELLEKTNALEEALIKQKITQSKLVEQEKMASIGQLTAGIAHEINNPINFVSSNIDSLWLDLKDIKIMLEKIEKLAIEHDDEELAEKIKKLIKESDASFLFKEMIGLVEGIQYGAERTQEIVKGLRNFSRLDEDVFKRANLQEGIESTLRILKVQIGRKIELVKEYGEIPLVCCLPGKLNQVFMNILSNGIQALGGEGKIHIQTYQEGEDVIVKISDNGKGMSEEVQKRIFEPFYTTKDVGEGTGLGMYIVHGIIEQHKGSITVSSEMGKGSEFRIRIPIDS; translated from the coding sequence ATGCGCCCACAAAGCAGGTATGCCTATTTTTTATTCCTGATCTTCCTTGCTTCTCTGGGAAGAAGTTTCGCACAGGAAATTTTTCCGCTTCATGCTCTAGAAGCTGGAAAAGATAAATATCCCCTGGAAAAGTTCCTCTCCGTATTGCCCGATCCCGCAGGCATGATTAGTTTTCAGGAGGCAGTACAAAGCTCAGATTTTCTTCCACTTGACCAGCTTAAAAAGGAAAAAACGACTCAAGCTGTCTGGGTAGCTTTGGAGTTGGAGGTTTCAGAATTGAGAAAAGAGGCTAAAGACTGGTTTCTGATTTTTCATCCTTACAATACCAAGATTGAGATCCATGTGGAGAAAGAGGGAAGCTGGGAAAGCTATCTCCAGGGAGCCCATGTTCCCTATAGAGATCGTTCCTATATTTCACCTTCAAATATGTCTCCGGCAGTTCAAAAGATCAGCTTGCCAGAGAGAGGGAGTATGAAAATTCTGGCTAAGATCTATGATATCCATGATAGCCACTTCCCTTTTCTGGAACTTGAATTGAGTAAGCCAGAGGTATTTGAAAGCAATGTCACCATCGTTCGGATGTTTTCAACCTTTATAATCGGAGGAGTAATTCTGATGATTATCATGGTAATCATCCTGAATATTTACCTGGGACATACTTCTCATTTCTATTATTTGTTATACCTGCTTACCCTGCTTTTTGTGGAAGGGCTGACCGCGGGTGCAGATACCCTTTACATTCCCAATTATGTAGGTGTGCTTTGGGAATGGATGGAACCCTGGTTCTTTCCTGATCATCCGGAATATAGGTTCTATTTTGAAGTTCGTTGGTATATCCTGATTGTGGTTTATTTCCTCTTTATTCGCTCTTATCTGGAGTTGGATAAACTATTGCCAAAATGGGACAAAATCATGAAAGGCCTGATTTATTTAGGTCTGGGAGCTACGTTTTTGGGTTTGTATGTGTTGCATAGCAGCAATCTGGATATTTTGGTTCATGATGACTTTCTGGCAGCCTACGTAGGCCTGTTTTTTCTTTCAGTGATTGTATTTCTTTTTTACCTGAAAAAGACGGGAGATAAGAGAGCCATATTTGTGATCGCTGGTTTTACTGCCATCATTCTTTCCAGTAGTCCCACCCTTATAAATATTATAATCAGCGATTCGCCTTCGGGTTATGCAGATTCTTATTTGATCATAGGCCTTTTCGTTGAAAAAATCATTTTTACTGCTGCAATAAGCTTTCGACAAAAAAGGATAGAGAAACAGCTTTACAGGCGAAAGGAAGACCAAAAGCGCCTCCTGGAAGAACAAAACAAAATGCTGGAAGAAGCTGTTGAGAGTCGAACCGCAGAATTACTGGAAAAAACCAATGCCCTGGAAGAGGCCTTAATTAAACAAAAAATCACGCAGTCTAAATTGGTGGAGCAGGAGAAAATGGCATCCATAGGTCAATTGACAGCTGGTATTGCTCATGAAATCAACAATCCCATCAATTTCGTTTCCTCCAATATTGATTCTCTCTGGCTGGACCTCAAAGATATCAAAATCATGTTAGAGAAAATTGAGAAGCTGGCGATAGAACATGATGATGAGGAATTGGCTGAAAAAATCAAAAAACTCATCAAGGAATCCGATGCCTCTTTTCTTTTCAAAGAGATGATCGGTTTGGTAGAAGGAATTCAGTACGGAGCTGAGCGAACCCAGGAAATAGTGAAAGGTTTGCGAAATTTTTCTCGCCTTGATGAAGATGTGTTTAAGCGAGCTAATTTACAGGAAGGAATAGAGTCCACCCTGCGGATCCTCAAGGTACAAATAGGCAGAAAGATAGAGCTTGTAAAAGAATATGGGGAAATCCCCCTTGTATGCTGCCTGCCAGGTAAATTGAACCAGGTATTTATGAATATTCTCAGCAATGGGATTCAGGCTTTAGGGGGGGAAGGAAAAATACATATCCAAACTTACCAGGAAGGAGAGGATGTCATAGTGAAAATCTCTGATAATGGGAAAGGTATGTCAGAGGAAGTGCAAAAACGCATATTTGAGCCCTTTTATACTACGAAAGATGTGGGAGAAGGAACAGGACTGGGAATGTACATTGTCCATGGGATCATCGAACAACATAAAGGAAGCATCACTGTTTCTAGCGAAATGGGAAAGGGGAGTGAATTTAGAATAAGAATCCCCATAGATAGCTGA
- a CDS encoding HAD hydrolase family protein, with protein MSYFGKNLRFLRDQRGMNLHAFAELLDIWEDTLTKFEKGKEEADYDSLIRIAETLGLPVDHLLIRNLELQHAKIQAKHIKLILLDVDGTMTDGGMFYSENGDQFKQFNSQDGMAIHRMITRHSMRFGLISSGSTENIVYNRAEKLGISHVYCGTRPKREVVDEWLDELRLAYKHLAYIGDDLNDLEMIKKSGVSACPANAVSEVKQAADVVLQKSGGKGCIREFIEEVLNYDLNL; from the coding sequence GTGTCGTATTTCGGGAAGAATCTACGCTTTTTACGTGATCAAAGAGGAATGAATCTTCATGCCTTTGCCGAGTTGCTGGATATCTGGGAAGATACCCTGACCAAATTCGAAAAAGGGAAGGAGGAAGCGGACTACGATAGCCTGATTCGTATAGCAGAAACACTTGGACTACCTGTAGACCACCTGCTTATCAGGAATCTGGAATTGCAACATGCAAAAATTCAGGCCAAACATATCAAACTCATCTTGCTGGATGTAGATGGTACAATGACGGATGGTGGCATGTTCTACAGCGAAAATGGAGATCAATTCAAACAATTTAATAGCCAGGACGGCATGGCCATTCACCGGATGATCACAAGGCATAGTATGCGCTTTGGTTTGATTAGTTCTGGCAGTACTGAAAATATCGTTTACAATCGGGCCGAGAAACTGGGCATTTCTCATGTTTATTGTGGAACCCGCCCGAAAAGAGAAGTGGTAGATGAGTGGCTGGATGAATTACGCCTGGCTTATAAGCACTTGGCTTATATTGGCGATGACCTCAATGATCTGGAAATGATCAAAAAATCCGGAGTTTCTGCCTGCCCCGCCAATGCCGTTTCAGAAGTGAAGCAAGCTGCGGATGTAGTCCTGCAGAAAAGCGGAGGAAAAGGATGCATCCGAGAGTTTATCGAAGAGGTGCTCAACTACGACCTTAATTTGTAG
- a CDS encoding S9 family peptidase — translation MKRYFSFLSILSLSFFYLPAQINTQDDKISLEEIWLSPVYFPQFAPEFRWMNDDSYYSVLENQKVMKYSIGDEGRVGTILDLNTVLSTAATSVESYDFSPDEKHMLLYSSSEQIYRRSSREVVHVANLDPAELRLIHEGEKVSNAEFSPDGSKVAYVFKNNLYYYDWASDKTVQITDDGEINAIINGATDWVYEEEFAYTRAFSWSPDNQHLAFIRFDEREVPQWTMTMYADLYPELYQFKYPKAGEKNSSLSVHIYELQSGETQMADLGKDKDIYIARMRWANDHRLAMMHLNRLQNQLSLLQYDTKDKKTHKVLTEVSDTYVREATDDKWYFLSDDKGFLWLSEIDGFQHIYHKASDGSAIAQLTKGEFEVEEILGVDEEKELIYFLSTEVSPFERHLYSINFKGKKKKKLTDTPGKHSITVSSTLNYFVDSYSTQSKPGVTRLVNNKGESLKTLVDNAVLEQKLSRLDMKAPEFFSFTTTEDIELNGWMIKPTSFDPAKKYPLLMFVYGGPRSQEVLNEWGSFNYLWYQMLAQQGYIVACVDGRGTGARGRDFATVTYGELGKYETIDQIEAAKYLGEQAYIDKDRIGIWGWSYGGYMTALCMTKGKGIFKAGISVAPVTNWRFYDTIYTERYLKTPQLNPSGYDQNSPINFANQLQGKLLLVHGTGDDNVHVQNSMEMINALVASNKQFDLFFYPNRNHGIYGGYTRYHLYKKMTDFVLENL, via the coding sequence ATGAAAAGATACTTTTCCTTCTTAAGCATTCTCTCACTTAGCTTTTTTTACCTACCTGCACAGATCAATACACAGGATGATAAAATCAGCCTTGAGGAGATTTGGCTAAGCCCTGTTTACTTCCCTCAATTCGCTCCAGAATTCCGTTGGATGAATGATGATTCCTATTACAGTGTATTGGAAAATCAGAAGGTTATGAAATACTCGATAGGTGATGAAGGAAGAGTAGGAACGATCCTGGATTTAAATACTGTTCTTTCAACAGCAGCTACTTCTGTCGAATCTTATGACTTCAGTCCGGATGAAAAACATATGCTTTTATATTCTTCATCTGAACAAATTTATCGTAGGTCCAGTCGGGAAGTGGTTCATGTTGCCAATCTTGATCCTGCCGAATTGAGGCTAATTCATGAAGGGGAAAAAGTAAGTAATGCTGAATTCTCTCCGGATGGATCCAAAGTAGCATATGTGTTTAAAAACAACCTTTACTACTATGATTGGGCCTCAGACAAAACGGTTCAGATTACAGATGATGGAGAAATCAATGCGATTATAAATGGAGCTACAGATTGGGTGTATGAGGAGGAATTTGCCTATACACGCGCTTTTAGCTGGTCTCCGGACAATCAACATCTGGCATTTATTCGTTTCGATGAACGAGAAGTTCCTCAATGGACCATGACCATGTATGCTGATCTTTATCCAGAGCTTTACCAGTTTAAATATCCCAAAGCCGGTGAAAAGAATTCGAGTTTGAGTGTTCATATTTATGAATTGCAATCTGGAGAAACCCAGATGGCAGATTTGGGGAAAGACAAGGATATCTATATAGCACGTATGCGCTGGGCCAATGATCACAGGCTGGCCATGATGCATCTCAACCGTTTGCAAAATCAATTGAGCCTTCTCCAATACGATACAAAAGATAAAAAGACCCATAAAGTCCTGACAGAAGTCAGCGACACCTATGTGCGTGAAGCGACTGATGACAAGTGGTATTTTCTTTCCGATGATAAAGGCTTCCTTTGGCTAAGTGAAATTGATGGTTTCCAGCACATTTATCACAAAGCCTCAGATGGATCGGCCATAGCCCAATTGACCAAAGGCGAATTTGAAGTAGAGGAAATTTTAGGGGTAGACGAAGAAAAGGAACTCATATATTTCCTTTCCACAGAAGTCAGTCCTTTTGAAAGACATCTCTATAGCATCAACTTTAAGGGAAAAAAGAAGAAAAAGCTTACAGATACTCCTGGAAAACATAGCATTACAGTAAGCAGTACCCTCAACTATTTTGTGGATTCTTATAGTACCCAGAGCAAACCTGGCGTCACTCGTTTAGTCAATAATAAAGGAGAAAGCCTGAAAACCCTGGTTGATAATGCTGTCCTTGAGCAAAAATTGAGCAGGCTGGATATGAAGGCTCCAGAATTCTTTTCCTTTACAACTACTGAAGATATTGAGTTGAATGGCTGGATGATCAAGCCCACATCTTTTGATCCTGCGAAAAAGTATCCCCTTCTTATGTTTGTCTATGGGGGACCTCGATCACAGGAAGTTTTGAATGAATGGGGCAGCTTTAACTATCTCTGGTACCAAATGCTTGCTCAGCAAGGCTATATTGTGGCTTGTGTGGATGGCAGAGGAACCGGAGCAAGAGGAAGAGATTTTGCAACGGTTACCTATGGGGAACTAGGAAAATATGAAACCATCGATCAAATTGAGGCAGCCAAATATTTAGGAGAGCAAGCCTATATAGATAAAGACAGGATAGGAATCTGGGGTTGGAGTTATGGTGGATATATGACCGCTCTTTGTATGACGAAAGGGAAGGGTATATTCAAAGCAGGCATCTCCGTGGCACCAGTTACAAACTGGAGATTTTATGATACCATTTATACCGAGAGATACCTTAAAACTCCTCAACTGAATCCCTCTGGTTATGACCAGAATTCTCCCATAAATTTTGCCAATCAACTACAAGGCAAACTCCTGCTTGTACACGGTACAGGAGACGATAATGTGCATGTTCAAAACTCTATGGAAATGATCAATGCACTGGTAGCCTCCAATAAACAATTCGATCTATTCTTTTATCCCAACCGAAATCACGGAATTTATGGAGGGTACACGCGTTATCACTTGTATAAAAAGATGACGGACTTTGTATTAGAGAATCTTTAG